In one window of Shewanella goraebulensis DNA:
- a CDS encoding efflux RND transporter permease subunit, with protein sequence MEDTNKGLIAWFARNSVAANLLMIIILLGGLLTANTIRKQFFPAVEINWIEFSAVYPGAAPQEVEEGITVKIEQALETVQGLQRVITYSNRNQANGYFRIEDSYDPQVVLDEVKSEIGSVSTFPAGMEFPKVERIKIRQEVMYLSLYGDLSQRQLKDLGEKIHKEIMQLPNVNIADFYGGLNYEISVEVSKDRLREFGLNFNDVAEAVRGYSRNMSAGQIKAENGYINLRVENQAYVGYEFEDLPLLTLDDGTNLLLGDVATVNDGFEEGIQYSKFNGQNAVTFFVGAAKNQSITDVADTMKEYIAKKQALLPEGVTLEPWVDMTYYLEGRLDLMLDSMKTGAVLVFFMLALFLRVRLAFWVMMGLPVCFLGTLLFMPMAFIDVTINVISLFAFILVLGIVVDDAIVMGESAHTECQENGQNIDSVIRGVKRVAMPATFGVLTTIAAFLPITLDDGPSSAFGQAIGFVVILCLLFSLVESKLILPSHLAHMNKPKVVQPGSKNPLDWLRNGVNFIQGKIEKNLTWFIGNIYKPSLTLAVKYRYAVISTFIMLIVICAALYISGLVRFIGQPKIPHDFPRISLEMNVDAAETATLDAAHAIEKALKDVEAQLEDKYGQGMIAELQVELQGRTRAEVRTKLVDPELRPINTFEVAEMWRQAMPKIPGVKSFEVQDSLFGGGRDDGDISFRLEGNDDAQLIAASQALKEKLNTLKGVSDVNDSRQSSAKEVQFNLKPLAHSLGLTLANIASQVGNSFYGLEAQRIIRNGEEIKVMLRYPEEQRNSIALVQEVLIKTPQGAELPLSEVANIEVVQGVNSIRRENGNRTINVWASVDAEQAEPFKLAKDIRDNFMPELLTKYPRVKSEVSGNIQEQLDSADTQLRDFIISMLVIYSLLAIPLKSYIQPFMIMSVIPFGVIGSMLGHIILGIDLSALSVFGIIAAAGVVVNDSLVMVDYVNNSRKRGVPLNEAVINAGCRRFRAIMLTSLTTFIGLMPIMTETSMQAQMVIPMAVSLAFGVLFATVVTLCLIPCLYIAIEDMRKIVRSIWRMYVPETKEELQAGITTQTPHSMN encoded by the coding sequence ATGGAAGATACTAATAAAGGCTTAATTGCATGGTTTGCGCGCAACAGTGTTGCCGCAAATCTATTAATGATCATCATTTTACTGGGTGGTTTACTCACAGCTAACACCATACGTAAGCAATTCTTCCCCGCAGTAGAAATTAACTGGATTGAATTCAGTGCCGTCTATCCTGGCGCCGCTCCACAGGAAGTCGAAGAAGGTATTACGGTAAAAATTGAACAAGCTTTAGAAACGGTTCAAGGTTTACAGCGGGTAATTACTTATTCAAATCGAAATCAGGCAAATGGTTATTTCCGTATTGAAGATTCATACGACCCTCAAGTCGTACTTGATGAAGTTAAATCTGAAATTGGTTCTGTTTCGACGTTTCCTGCTGGAATGGAGTTTCCAAAGGTCGAGCGCATTAAAATTCGTCAAGAAGTGATGTATTTGAGTTTGTACGGTGATTTATCTCAACGACAACTGAAAGATCTTGGTGAAAAAATTCATAAAGAAATCATGCAACTTCCCAATGTTAATATCGCCGATTTTTATGGCGGATTAAATTACGAAATTAGCGTTGAAGTCAGTAAAGATAGATTAAGAGAATTCGGACTTAACTTTAATGATGTTGCAGAAGCTGTTCGCGGCTACTCACGCAATATGTCAGCAGGCCAAATTAAAGCAGAGAATGGTTACATTAATTTGCGGGTTGAAAACCAAGCTTACGTTGGCTATGAGTTTGAAGATTTACCGTTACTTACGTTAGACGACGGGACAAATTTACTATTAGGTGATGTTGCAACTGTTAATGATGGTTTTGAAGAAGGCATTCAATACTCAAAATTCAACGGCCAAAATGCAGTAACATTTTTTGTTGGTGCGGCCAAAAACCAAAGTATCACCGACGTTGCTGACACCATGAAAGAGTATATTGCCAAGAAGCAAGCACTACTCCCAGAAGGGGTAACGTTAGAGCCTTGGGTTGATATGACCTATTACCTTGAAGGCCGTTTAGACCTCATGCTAGATAGTATGAAAACCGGTGCTGTATTAGTATTTTTCATGCTCGCATTATTTTTGCGCGTGAGGTTAGCGTTTTGGGTAATGATGGGGCTTCCTGTTTGTTTCCTCGGTACCCTACTCTTTATGCCTATGGCATTTATTGATGTGACAATTAACGTCATCAGCTTATTTGCGTTTATTTTGGTACTAGGTATTGTCGTTGATGATGCAATTGTTATGGGGGAAAGCGCCCATACAGAATGCCAAGAAAATGGTCAAAATATTGATAGTGTTATTCGTGGCGTTAAACGAGTTGCCATGCCTGCGACGTTTGGTGTTTTGACCACTATAGCCGCATTTTTACCAATCACCTTAGATGACGGTCCTTCTTCGGCATTTGGTCAAGCTATTGGGTTTGTGGTTATTTTATGTCTGCTATTTTCATTAGTAGAATCAAAATTGATTTTGCCTTCTCATTTAGCCCATATGAATAAACCAAAGGTTGTCCAACCTGGTTCTAAGAATCCATTAGATTGGCTACGTAATGGGGTTAATTTTATTCAAGGAAAAATTGAAAAAAATCTAACTTGGTTTATTGGCAATATTTACAAACCAAGCTTGACCCTTGCCGTTAAATATCGCTACGCCGTGATTTCTACTTTCATCATGCTTATCGTTATTTGTGCAGCTTTATACATCAGTGGATTGGTTCGTTTTATCGGCCAGCCTAAAATTCCACATGATTTCCCACGTATCAGTCTTGAAATGAATGTTGATGCTGCAGAAACAGCTACACTTGATGCCGCTCATGCTATTGAAAAGGCATTAAAAGATGTTGAGGCGCAGTTAGAAGATAAATACGGACAAGGAATGATTGCTGAACTTCAGGTTGAGCTTCAAGGTCGAACTCGCGCTGAAGTGAGAACTAAACTGGTTGATCCTGAATTAAGACCAATTAACACCTTTGAAGTTGCAGAAATGTGGCGTCAAGCTATGCCAAAAATTCCAGGGGTTAAGTCTTTTGAAGTCCAAGACAGTTTATTTGGTGGCGGTCGTGATGATGGTGACATTAGCTTTAGATTAGAAGGAAATGATGATGCACAGTTAATTGCAGCGTCACAAGCCTTAAAAGAGAAGCTAAATACCCTTAAAGGCGTTAGCGATGTCAATGATAGCCGTCAATCATCGGCTAAAGAAGTGCAATTTAATTTAAAACCTTTAGCTCATAGTTTAGGGCTAACCCTTGCCAATATAGCTTCTCAGGTAGGTAATAGCTTTTACGGGCTTGAAGCTCAACGCATAATCCGTAATGGTGAAGAGATAAAAGTCATGCTTCGATACCCAGAGGAGCAGCGTAATTCAATTGCACTTGTACAAGAGGTCTTAATCAAGACTCCGCAAGGCGCTGAATTACCTTTATCTGAGGTTGCTAATATCGAAGTGGTTCAAGGTGTGAACAGCATCCGCCGTGAAAACGGTAACCGTACTATTAATGTATGGGCATCTGTTGATGCCGAGCAAGCAGAGCCTTTCAAACTTGCTAAAGATATTCGTGATAACTTTATGCCAGAGTTATTGACTAAGTATCCACGAGTAAAAAGTGAAGTTTCAGGTAATATTCAAGAGCAGTTAGACAGCGCAGACACACAACTACGAGACTTTATCATTTCAATGTTGGTCATATACAGCCTGCTAGCTATACCGCTTAAATCATACATCCAACCATTTATGATCATGTCGGTTATTCCGTTTGGTGTAATTGGCTCAATGCTAGGTCATATTATTTTAGGCATCGATTTAAGTGCCCTATCTGTGTTCGGTATAATTGCAGCTGCTGGTGTGGTGGTTAATGACTCTTTAGTTATGGTGGATTATGTCAATAACTCCCGTAAGCGTGGTGTACCGTTAAACGAAGCTGTTATTAATGCAGGTTGCCGTCGATTCAGAGCTATCATGTTAACTTCGTTAACCACATTTATTGGTTTAATGCCAATTATGACTGAAACCAGTATGCAAGCGCAGATGGTTATACCAATGGCTGTATCATTAGCGTTTGGTGTTCTGTTTGCCACTGTCGTAACTTTATGCCTAATCCCTTGCTTATATATTGCAATTGAAGATATGCGCAAAATAGTCCGTAGTATTTGGAGAATGTATGTCCCAGAAACTAAGGAAGAGTTACAGGCAGGCATAACTACACAAACGCCACATAGTATGAACTAA